GTCACACACATTGTGTGAAGTTTGAGGGGTTAAATGCACTAATGAGCACTAAATTTATATGTTGTCTCAGTGATTAAAAAGCACCAGAATAATAACATAGGTGACACGTGAGCATGAGTCAACTCAGATCTCTGACCGAAACAACGTACGACATCCATGTATGAGTTACCTAGCTATCACGTGTCAGtcatttttattgaaaaaaacaaaatttatttattttttcataaaaataacggACACATAGCTGTCACATTTGTTTCGGTCAGATATGTGAGTTGATTTATGTTGACGTGTCACTATGTTATTATTTCGCTGTATTTTAACCACTTAAATCGGCaaagtgacctaattgagataaAACTCAAAAGTGAGTGATTTTTAtcgagacaaattgaaattaagTGACCATTTTCAGACAACCATGtaaattcagtgaccaatggtgcatttaacccaaaGATTGAGAAAAGCTTTTGCTCGCCCCTAGAACTGCACCCACGACGCAGATGTATCTGCCACTCACCGTGTGAAGAAATCCACACACCGTGTGCATTGGCGGATGGTGAGGACATCTATTCAGCAAGTTCCAATTCGAGATTAGGGAAGTAGTAAGGTAACAGATTCCGTTAGGTATGTAGGGGAAGTGGTTCAGAAGAGGAGACATACACACATAAAAGTTTTAGTCTATCTTTTCTTCTGGACGGATCTAACTGGGCGAATCTAGTCGACGTATCTATTTGATATATCTCTTTCAGGTATCTAgttgggcggatctacttcgaCGTATCTACCTTGGCGTATCTACTCATCGACGTCTCTACTTCCATTATCTACCTAGGTGGATCTACCTTGACCTATCTATTCGTTGTATCTCCGTCGATGTATCTACTTCGACGGATCTACCTATTGTATCTACTTCGACCCAGTTTTGCGGATCTCACTCTACCTTGAATCCTGGCAGATCATCTTCAGATGTAGACAAGACGAACAACACGTGCACCTGATGGCGTATGTTGGATGAATAACTAAGGTAAATCCTAGAGACTACTTTCTTTCCAATGAGTGAAATTTCCTTCCTTGTCTAAGAAGGATAGCCACAAGCTTTCTTTCCTTCACAAGGAATGATATACATTCGACCTATTTTACAAGATTCATTTCCTTCACAAGGAAAGATATAAAAGCTGCCTAAATTACAAGTTTCCTTTCTTCATGAGGAATGATATACATTTTGTCTAGTTTAACCTTTATTATCTTTCTttagttgtaaccctagtagggatAATTATGTCTTTAGTTTTCTTTAGCAGGAGTATTTAAACCTTACAAACAAGAACAACTTTTTGATCAATCTAAATTTTCTCTTTGAAAATTCAAGGCTTATAGGATTAACtcattctagtttagctagagaagaacatctttgttggtttacaaTTAAAACCTTTACTTTATCGCTTTCAATTTGAGTGCTCAAGAACCAatataaaactttttaaaattaaGTTAGATTGTCATTAAGAAAACACGTACAAAAATTTGTGTTCGATCAAGCGAAATTATAAATCatcaatttatataaattatataatataaaaatttcataatttatcaaattctcAATCAAATTGAAGGTATCCATTCACAATTTATCAAATTCTCAATTTATGAAATCTCTAATCAAAATTATAACCATCAAAATTCCAATAAATTCTAAGTTAACTATCAACAATAAAAACTAGACCTAATACATCCCAACTCTTAAAGTCGTCCAAAAACTGCAACTGATCCCTGAACTTCCACACGTTACAATTAATCCCCTTAACTTTCTTATGTCGAATAAATAACCCCTCAAGTTATATTTGGAGCAAATAACTCCTCAAGTTGcttattttgaataaataattcttaaaccaaaaaaaaaaacattcaacataatattacatcaAAAATAACAGATTCCAAAATATCGGTTGttacatctaactaatctagTGATATGTtaataaaaaggtaaaaaaaaatctcaaaattaCAAATATTAATGTTTCAAATAAGCAGGTTAAGGGGGTTAGTTATAATATTTTGAAGTTCATGGaccattttcaatttttggacAATTTAAGGGGGCTTGCATATTAGGCCTAAAAACTACAATAAACAATCAAAATGATCAATTAATTTAGTGAAaattgagtaaattacatcaatcgTATCAGAATTATATCCtagttcacactttggtacccgaattacattttgtctcaaaaatatacctgaagtaatggTAACCGGACAATTAAGTACGTTTAGTCAGTCACTAACCAGTCAACCAGAGAtttaccatttttaattaaaattttgattaatttacCTCTCttccattcttctctctctaattctcagTGAACcctcatttcttcttcttttttttcttagtttcttttgtttttctctcatttcctttctctctccaaaaaatgaaaattcaatGTTTCTCTCTAACATTTCTACGAAGCAGAATTGAGTTTCACGAACCAGAAAGCAAGTTGGGTAGAACTAGAAAAAAAAGGGTTTGTATGCTGATATTGATGAGTCAAAAGCAGATTGTGTAGAACAATGATTAATATGTTGATTTACATGCATAGTGTGTAGAACAAGGATTAATCAGGTTccaatatttattaattaagattatgttttgttttaatttcaaacaaagataaagtTGGAAGATCATGATCCGGATTTGATTGAAAACAAATCTCCTCAGCATTAGAAAGACTTTCAATTAAAAACtttcttttatcatttttttctaGTAATAGGTAATGAAGAAAAACTCATGATTGGAGCAGCTTTTTTCTATAACTAAAAATTCTTTCCTCACAATCAGGAACATGCTATGGATTAAGAGATTTGCGATGGAACGTCCACACAAGAAATATGACCCAGAAAGCTGCTTTCCTTCTTGCTAACAGGTCATATATACAATGTTaagaataattgaaattacgataaacgaaaaataagcaaacacacaagaattgtttacccagttcaCCACTCAAttagaatgactacgtctggggcactaccaagccaggatatttcactataatgaatgagatacggattacagagaaaaaggttacatttatactcctgaaaccctaaccgtctgaaACCCTAATCACCCAAAAagttggatcgctgcagttggTCCCATCGCTTCAGTTTGGCCTATATATTTTAGTCTCCATTAGCCCAACAATCTCCCACCTGGAGACTAAATCCGTCATCTTATGGTAGTGCCATGCCTTTAACTTATTTACCAAGGCCAGCTGAAGCCATACATAGCTTCAGCTTCTCTAAGGTtacaaccttagtcaacatTCTGCAGGATTCTCTGTGTCTGCAATCTTCATCAACTGCAATATCTTCCTGTCCAAGAGATGCCGTATGTAGTGATACTTCAACTCTATGTGCTTTGTTCTTGAGTGAAAGGCGGGATTCTTTGCTAAATGAATGGCACTCTGACTGTCGCTGTACAGAACATGATCCTTCTGCTTCTTTCCCAACTCACACAAGAAATTCTACAACCATACCATCTCCTTACTAGCCTCAGTCACTACaacatactcagcttctgcagtAGACAGAGCCACCACCTTTTGCAGTTTTGAAGCCCAAGAGAGAACAGAACCACCCAATGTGAAGACATATCCGGTTGTACTTCTTCTCTTGTCAAGGTCACTAGATGCCAAATCTGCATCCACATATCCTGTCAACATAACTTCCTTGCCCTCAAAACATAAGGCATGTTCAGCGGTTCCCTTCAGGTATCTCAAAATCCACTTTACTGCTTCCCAATGCTTCTTACCAGGGTCTCCCATGAAACGACTAACAACTCCCACAGCATGTGCAATATCCGGACTTGTGCACACCATTGCATACATGAAGCTGCCAATTGCTGAGGCATACGGAGTTCTCTCCATCTGGACTCGCTCTTCTCTGCTCTTGGTTGAGTCATGTTTAGATAGCTTGAAATGGCTACCAAAGGAACCGTAGCTGGCTTGGCATCTTGCATGCCGAATCTAATCAAGACCTTCTTGATATACTCAGCTTGTGAGAGATACAACTTTCCAGCCTTCCTATCTCTTTCAATCCTCATGCCCAGAATCTGCTTAGCTTCTCCgagatctttcatagcaaacCGCTTAGATAACTGCTTCTTCAGTTTTCTCACTTCTCGAGCACTCGACCCTGCAATcagcatatcatcaacatataacagtAAAATTATGTAGCCTTCATTCAATTTCCTGAAGTAACAACAATGATCAGCTTCACTCCTCACGAACTCAATTTCGTGCATGAATCCGTCAAATTTCTTGTACCActgtcttggagcttgttttaaaCCATACAAGCTCTTGTTCAACTTGCACACCAGTTCAGTGTTATCAGACTCATAGCCCTGAGGTTGCTTCATATAGATGTCTTCATCTAAGTCCCCATAAAGAAATGCtatttttacatccatttgttGCAGCTCCAAATCTTCTGCAACTACCATACTCAACACTAAACGAATAGTAGTAAGCTTCACCACTGGAGTAAAAACGTCAGTATAATCTATACCATACCTCTGCTGAAAGCCTTTCACAACCAGCCTTGCCTTGTAGCGCTTACTACCATCACCCTCTTATTTGATTCTGAAGATCCACCTGTTTTGTAGAGCATTCTTACCCTTTGGAAGCTCAACAAGTTCCCAGGTGCCATTGGTCATCAAGGAATCAATCTCATCATCTATTGCAAGCCTCCACTTGCTCGCATCCTCTCCACGAGATGCCTCCAAGTAGCTTTCTGGTTCACCACTATCTGTCAGCAGCATGTAGTTGCTTGTAGGCGTGTACTTGTCAGGTGCTCTACGCTCTCTGGTGGATCTGCGTAGTGTAACCGGTGGAGTTTGGGGTTCTCCTACCTCCTCCACAACTACCTCCTCCACAACTGCCTCCTCCACAACTACCTCCTTGCTCCCACCAGAATTCGTGATGTCTAGGTCCACGACCTCTGGTTCTGAATCAGCAGTATCAGATGCTCCTAGACTATCCTTGTACATCATCTGCTCATTGAAAACAACATCTCGACTGCGGATAATCTTCCTGTTCTGACTATCCCAGAACCGATATCCAAAATCATCACCACCGTATCCAATGAACGTACATTTAACAGACTTCGCATCTAACTTACTTCTCTCAAGGGGAGCAATATGAACATATGAATCACATCCAAATACTCGCAGAAAAGATAAATTTACCTGCTTGCCACTCCAAGCCTCTTCTAGAATGCCACTCTGCAAGGGAGCCGATGGCCCTCTGTTGATCAAGAATAGTGTTAACTGCTTCTGCCCAGAACATCTTCGGAAGTCCGCACTTCAGCCTCATGCTTCTAGCACGCTCACACAGAGTTCTGTTCATTCGTTCTGCAACTCCGTTCTCCTGAGGAGTTCCTTTCAAAGTCTTCTCCATGCGAATTCCATTCTCAGCACAGAATTCCTTGAATTCCCTAAGCTCATACTCCCCACCATTATCAGACCTCAAACACTTTACTTTACTTTCAAACCTGTCCCATTCTCAACCAGGGCCTTCCATTTTCGAAAGGAATCAAAAGCATCAGATTTCTTTCTCAGAAAATAGATCCACACTTTCCTAGTGGAGTCGTCAATAAGGGTCATGTAATACAAAGCTCCACCAAGAGATTTCACAGGTGCAGGACCCCATAGATCGCTGTGAACTAACTCcaacttttctttcttcaaagttctgCCACCTTTAGAGAAACTAACTCTTTTCTGCTTCCCAAAGATACAATCCTCACACAGCACAAGATCAGCAGATTTCAAACCCGACAACAGACCCTTTGAATACATCACTTTCATCCTCTTTTCACTCATGTGACTAAGATGACAGTGCCACAAATCTGCATTGACATTCTCCCTCACGACATCAATGCTATTGAAAACGTTGTCTGTTAAGTACAACGATCCAACCTTCTCACCACGGGCAACCACCATGGCTCCTTTGGTCATTTTTCAAGCACCACCTGCAAAGATTACACAATAACCTTCATCATCCATTTGCCCAATTGAcaacatatttctctttaggccaGGAACATGCTTTACTCCAGACAGCTTTATCACAGATCCATTCAGAGATTTGATCGAAACATCTCCCTTCCCTATAATCTCCAAAGGCTCATCATCAGCAAGATAAACCTTTCCGAATTTCCCAGGGGTATATTTTTCCATCAAATCTGCACTACTACATGAATGAAACGAAGCTCCTGAGTCTAATACCCAAGACTCCAAAGGACTTCTTACACTCAATACCAGGGCTTCTGCTGATGTTTCTGCAGTTGAATTACTCAGAATCAacgcatcaccaaaatcctcgctGGCTAAATTCACTGACTTCTCCTTCTGCGGTGCCTTGCATTCACTCTTGTAATGACCATTCTCATTATAGTTCCAACACTTGATGTGGCTCTTGTCCTTCACAGGTTTCCCTCTCCCTTTGGACTTAGACCTGCCACAATTCTGCTTTGCTCTGCGATCTGACCTGCCCCGATTCTCTGCATTCAAGGCTGATCCAGATGTGGAACCTCACTCTTTCCTGCGAATCTCCTCGCTTATAATCAAGTCTCTGACATCATCAAACCTAAGTTTTTCTTTCCATGCTGAAGCACTCAGGGCAGTAACCGTGCCACTCCAACTTTATGGTAAAGAAGATAATAGAATTAGGGCTAATACCTCTTCGTCGAAATCAATATCCACAGAACTTAATTGAGTGATCGTcatattaaaatcattcagATGCATCGCCACTGCTATATTCTCCGTCATTTGTAGATTAAACAGTTGTCGCATCAGATGAACTTTATTGGCCGCGGAAGGCTTATCGTATAACGAACTCAAAATCTCCAACATCTCCTTCGTGGTCTTTGGCTTCACCGTGTGATGCGCCACGTTCCTGGACAGCGACAAGCGAATCACGCTCATCGCTTTTCTGTCCAACAGCTTCCACTCTTCATCATACATATCCTCCGGCTGCTCACCTAGAGGCTGGTACAGATCTTTACCGTACAGGTAATCCTCGATCTGCATCTTCCAGAAATCGAAATCCGAACCATCGAATTTCTCCACAGGGGTTTTTCCATCTCCCATCGTAATTACccccgctctgataccagttgttaagaataattgaaattacgataaacgaaaaataagcaaacacataagaattgtttacccagttcgccactcgattagaatgactacgtctgggggcactaccaagccaggatatttcactataatgaatAAGATACGGATTACAaagaaagaggttacatttatactcctgaaaccctaatcgcccaaaaagttggatcgctgcagttgggcctatatattttagtctccataagcctaaaatacaagagaaaaggATGAAATTGAGAATGAAAGTGATGGTGAGATTctaagagagaaagagagagagggaaGAGCGAGATTGAGAATGAAAAGATGGTGAGATTTGAAGAGGGAGAAACACATTTTATCAGTGTATATCAATGGTGTTTTTTTTTCAGAAACAAGAGATGGAGAGAGATGGTCAAATTAGAGAGAAATGGGTCCCATTTTTAAGTGTATATTGGTCAAATAAGTGTTGACTGATTATTTCCGGTCGCACGTATTAAAATATCCGGTTACCCATATTTGGGATATATTTTTGAGACGAAAtgtaatttaggtaccaaagtgtgaattgagGTATATTTCAgataccattggtgtaatttacccagtgAAAATTATATCAAAAATCAGGGACGAATCCAGGATTTATAGGTAGTGGGGGCAACTACATATgagtataaaataaaattatacaaaaactATAGTTTCAAGGTATCACTACAAAAAATGAGACTTACAGACACAATTAGTTGgtgataaattataattttagtcctcaattataaattttaaattagtaTAGAGGACTACTATATCTTTTTgtctctaatttttttaattaagaaaaggggacaaatttaattaattgaaattataaaatattgtacaTTTAGTTTTTGAAAAAGAAAGGGGACGACCCACgttatcttttatctttttcctttgtttcaATCAGTTGCTTCAACTCTTTCTTCCTAGTGTATTAGATAAATCTTTTTTTGCCAATTGAAATTAATATACATGGGCTTTTTTGTTTAGGGTTATCTCTCGCTCTCtctcgctctctctctctctctctctcgctcTTCTACCCCTCCCTGCCAGTCGATACACCGGCGCCACCAAACATCCCTTCTCTCTCGTTTGTTCTTTCGATTCGTTTTCCTTCTCCATTTGGCTTTCTCTGTTCTTTTATTTTCCTTCCTTTCATCTCCTTTCAATCGTGATCGATGAATTCAATACTAATCGACAAATTCAAGGTAACTGCCTTTGACGATGGCAATGGTTTTGGTTCTCCAGATGATCTTGGTGTCCGAGGTAATTGATCATTCTTTGAGCATTTTactgtaatttaatttatttgaatCCAATTATGTGATTTCTGTTTTGCATTTTTTAGGTTTTTGGAATCTATATCAGAATATATTTAGCCTGGTCAATAAATTGAGGATTAAACCAATAGCTTTATTAAACTGAGAGACTAGAGGTATGTATAATCACTTGAAACTCGAATGAAGAATTGAGGAGAATGTCCataattttaaacattaattttttggGGAAAAAACCTTGTCATCAACTTTAGTTCTAGAAAAACGAATTGATATACTGAGGATCATTCTGCAGGCTGAATTTTTGATATTCGAAGACCAGCCTTAGTTGGCTACCCTATTGGGAACCTTATCTTATACTCTATTTTTCCTACACAGATCAACTATGCATTGACTCTTTAGCGTTCCTTcttgtcatttttttatatgtgaTATTAAGCAATTGTTAAGTTTagcatttgatttttttttgtaagttaTATGGATTGATCATTCATCACTACCATATATTTGTAGTGATTGATTTTGACAACAAGGAATGGCATGGAGAAAATACTATCCAAATAAGGATTTTTTAACTGCAACTTCAGATTTCAggaattttaaaaattacttGTTGCTTATACTTTACTTAGACAGTTGTCGGTATCCTATTTGGAGTATTGCTGATAGTTACTGCCAAGGAATTTTTCAAACCATTTGGCTGCTCATAAAGGCTTAATTGGAATGTTTTTAGTCTGAATATTTCACAAAATTGATTATTGCTTTGATGCTCTTAATATTTGATCATCAGATTCTGAATCTGTTAGTGGTGGAATCCTTGATACTTCAGCAACATGCGAGTCTATTGACGATCTAAACTGCAGAAGTTCAGCAAGTTCATTGCCGGAGTCTCCAAAGAAGCAGAGGGTATCAAAACTACAAGAAACATTTTCAGTACTCGAAGAAGAGGATGCTTGTCCCATTTGTCTCGCAGGTGTGAAGGTGTCTGTAAATTATAATGTGATTCATAATATTCTGAGATATTTTGTGTGTGTTTGCTTAAACTTGATGTTCAAACCGTCGGCATCTACTTGCAGATTATGATACAGagaatccaatttttttttaccaaatgcGAACATCATTTATAAACTGGTATAGTTTAGGCTGGCAATTTCATAAAATGTAAAGgaatagaaaagaaaaggatTTATGGCACTGTTCATTTCTGGTGACATGACTTTGCTTCTTTCTGGTTAACATGAATACAGAATGTTCACTTTTTTTATGTTTCTTAATTTCACAGGAAATGTTATTTGGCAATGGCTTCAATTACTAGCACTTCCCAAGACGAAAAGTTTATTAGCAGTTTCGGTGGAAAGCTTACCAACTTAGTGGATTGAGATGCAGGTAAAGCTAAGGTACTTGGATACATTTTATTGGATCCTTAGCTCTGACTTTGATTGTTGCACCTTTTATCCACGTCTTTTTTCTCTTGGCCTAATTTGTCGAAAGCTAAGGTACGTGGATTACATTTTATAGCTCTTAAAATACTTCAAATATTGTTATATGGGTAATGTACATGAAATTATTATAATCTTCAACTGAATTCTTAATTGCTTTAGTACTTGATTCTCTGTTCTGTCAATAGAAATAACTGATAtactttttttctatttttagtcTATTAATTGGCGCTTCTTGAAATTTCAGGTTTTAATTTTGATGCACAGGTTCTTTAGTACATCATTtgttatttcttctttttatgGCATTCTTCATCAGGTGGAATATTTCCACGAGCTAAGGTAGTTTCTTCTGAGATATTGAGTGTTTTatctttccattttttttttgtaaattcaaTAATGGTGTCTAATTAATACTTAAATTCCTAGGGTACAGTTCCCGCATCCACTTAATTGAAAAAGGATATAAAAGAACTCAAAATGGTTATCATGCAGATTCTGGCAGTGAAGTTAACTGTCCTGAATATTCTGGGTATGCTAATTGCTCATTTGATTTTATGGGGTTGCCGGCAAATGTTGACTACCTTTAAGTTTATGTTAAAGCAGAATATGATTAGCTATTTCAATTTGAAGATTGCACTGAATTATTCCTTCTAACTCTAAGCTATGCATTCCTCAACTTAATTTTACTTCAGAAATATTTGCAGGCCAAGTTGTCTGCTAAGGGTGATAAGGCCCTCAAAGATAGGGAAGTTGTTATCTTTGCTTTAAATGATGTGGCTGAGGGttgattaatggtctttatcCTCATTTATCTCAGGtaaatttatttatgtttttccaATTTAATTGGCTCTATTTAAAGTAGAAAGCAGACAATCCTGGACGACATCATGTTTTTTGTCCCCCATAGAATCAAGGATGGAGGAAACAAGGACGAAAAATAGGGACGAATTTTGTCCCTGAAAGTATAGGggacaaattttcatatttttggggACGATTTTTGTCGTCTCTGaaagtccttttttttgtagtgtataTAATTTATTAGTGCCATATTTTTACATAACATTGTTTATTCCTTATATTTTAAGGTCCTACTTTTAATTACGGTTAACCCTTTggtcatttttttctatttttaacgAAATATATCTTATCTTTCATGACAGCAATGCGGTATAAAATGACTATATTActctatattttatatttatttgtttatgtcGAATATAACAGTtcgaaatctaaaaaaaaaaaaatagatagaacGAGCAAAGGTTAACAAATATAAAAGGTAAGGaccttaaaatttatttttcaaaataaatggactaaacaatatgttaaAATGAGAGAActgggcccgtttgttttacctactgtttgctattggaaaaaattgtttttccaaaaagtagtgcttttgtaaaaaaactattttttagaggtaaaaggcaaacaaaatATCCTAactaaacacctaaaactctccaatTTGAAGTTGAAAGGCAAACAAAAGCATGAAAATGAGCTACCAAACATGCCCCTGATAAATTCTTTACCCCAATTTCAATTACATGAAACCTTGGATAATTTATTCATTATCAAATCTATCAAACAATTCTCTTTCAATATAACAAGTTTACCTTATGATAAGTTTACAAGTTTagttaaatttgataaattgcCTACTAAATCAGAATTCTAAATTGAAATGCTAGATTGCTATTTAAAAATGCTAAATAACTAAACcatattaaaaatactaaataacTAAACTATAATTAATTACGGAGCAAAAAATTGAAAGCAAGatgttaaaacaaaaagattgaAAGCAAGCAAATAAGAACAGTACAGAATAGGCAGAAACATAAAAACGAAGACCAGAAGCAAATAAGAACAGGAACAGATAGAAATAAGATGACTTTGAGAATGAAACAAATCAAAACAATTAAAGATAAAGGAAAGAATTAGCAGCAAACAATCATAAAATGCAAAATGGGTGTAATGGAGATGTGGTTGagtgtattagatttttttttaaaagatggTATTTTAGTGAAGTGAGACGAAAAAAGCGATACGAAGACTGTAGATGCTCTTATAATCATATGGGTATATATATGCACATATATGATAGTAATCTACTAAATGTATTTACTTCCAAGAGTGGGCTTGAGACCCATATGGGGCACCCCCTTGAGAGTCAGTCAAATGTTGTCTTTTAGGTTAAATTCTCATCTTCAGTCCCAATAATGATGTACTCGTATCTGCTAGATGTTGTCGTAGCAAAgaaagacctttacatgtaatgaCTTGCTATTAGAAGGGGTAGATGCTCCAATAGAAGTCTGACATgtaaaaaggtactaatagaaaatggttgaaaaaggtcatacattttataaatacatgaggGATAAAAATCTCATAAGTATGCTGAAAAACTatgaactttgtttttttttttactcttgaGGTTTGAGTATTGTGTTAATTTGAGAGTTGGAGTGCTCACATGGATGAGCTGACAACTATCATCTTAtgcaaattcaatcaaacaatggagAAAAGGTTGAGGCTATTTCGATTCTTAAATTACCACAATATATTACGTTTTCTCTTACAAGATAATGAATAAGCATAAGAATAGAGTTCCGCCAAATTTCAACTGCAATGGAAACCACATttgctcaaaaaaaaaaaaaagaatgttaTGATATAAAACTTCTATCTCTGACGAAACATTGGCTTATTTCCGTCTGCAAATCTCAATGGTAGAATTCAAACTGAATGGAAAATATGGGTAAAACCATCAACACTAAATTTGCTTATGTTTATCCTGATGAAATATCATGATGGAATTCTGTCGCCAAGGCTGACAAAATTCAGATGGAACAATACGTCAGAATTTCCTGACAGAATTTATGACATTTATTCCCTGAACTTGTGTGACCGTATAGAATACACCGAATTAACCAACGGTCAACACACTTATTGGGTTAAAATAATTTGAGGACAGAATTGTGTCagaatatgatttttatttttctaaaaattttatatttttaattttttatatgctAAAATTATC
The window above is part of the Euphorbia lathyris chromosome 3, ddEupLath1.1, whole genome shotgun sequence genome. Proteins encoded here:
- the LOC136223789 gene encoding uncharacterized protein, encoding MNSILIDKFKVTAFDDGNGFGSPDDLGVRDSESVSGGILDTSATCESIDDLNCRSSASSLPESPKKQRVSKLQETFSVLEEEDACPICLAGNVIWQWLQLLALPKTKSLLAVSVESLPT